The Rhodocytophaga rosea genome has a segment encoding these proteins:
- a CDS encoding sensor histidine kinase: MIQIRRTIFRLSMGTLIGWLGFTYIFYSEQGNLPEYSQHWQAFLLALLAVNAAVFVMGFLRKQLNTWFPWQNGITLRFISGMLFNALLALLIFASATALYILLFTSVKNFSGFTVLYTDASIKLTIITLIAVFIYTIIDFTLFSYNSYAEVQIESVKLTQAQLSLQLQILKNQLSPHFLFNSLNTISSLIYKDAAVAEKFIRKLSLTYQYIIATQGQALVTLAEELTFLQAYVFLLKSRFEEALEVTITIPAHVLQSRIPPLTLQLLLENAVKHNIVSDETPLQINIYLDVNEWITVSNTIQENINPGSSFKIGLDNITKRYQFQTDRKIEVSKDKLFTVKLPLLPASQPVAVEKDVVFA, from the coding sequence ATGATTCAAATCCGCCGGACTATTTTCAGGCTTAGTATGGGTACGCTGATCGGCTGGCTGGGTTTTACCTATATTTTCTATAGTGAACAGGGAAATTTGCCGGAATACAGTCAGCACTGGCAGGCATTTTTGCTGGCGCTACTAGCAGTGAATGCAGCCGTATTTGTAATGGGATTTTTGCGCAAACAGCTTAATACCTGGTTTCCATGGCAAAATGGGATTACCTTACGGTTTATCAGTGGTATGCTGTTTAATGCGCTGTTAGCCTTATTAATTTTTGCATCCGCTACAGCATTATATATACTTCTGTTTACATCTGTCAAAAATTTTTCGGGCTTTACCGTTCTCTACACAGATGCTTCCATCAAGCTGACGATCATTACCTTGATAGCTGTGTTTATTTATACGATTATAGATTTTACCTTATTTTCTTATAATTCTTATGCAGAGGTGCAGATTGAATCCGTGAAACTCACACAAGCCCAGCTTTCTTTGCAATTACAAATACTCAAAAACCAGCTCAGTCCGCATTTTCTGTTCAATTCGCTTAACACCATTTCTTCACTCATTTATAAAGATGCAGCGGTAGCTGAAAAATTTATCCGGAAACTTTCGCTTACCTACCAGTATATTATTGCCACACAAGGACAGGCACTGGTAACGCTGGCCGAAGAACTCACCTTTCTGCAAGCCTACGTTTTTCTACTTAAATCACGTTTTGAAGAGGCACTGGAAGTAACTATTACTATCCCTGCGCATGTACTGCAAAGCCGGATTCCGCCGCTTACCTTACAATTGCTGCTGGAAAATGCGGTAAAACACAATATTGTTTCTGATGAAACACCTTTGCAGATCAATATATATCTGGATGTGAACGAATGGATCACGGTAAGCAATACCATTCAGGAAAATATCAACCCAGGCTCTTCGTTTAAAATAGGGCTGGATAACATTACCAAACGGTATCAGTTTCAAACGGATCGAAAAATAGAAGTAAGTAAGGATAAGCTGTTTACCGTAAAATTACCTTTACTTCCAGCCAGCCAGCCTGTAGCTGTTGAGAAAGATGTTGTATTTGCATAG